ACCGCAATATCCCCTGTATGGAGCCAACCTTCTTCATCGATGGCTGCGTATGTCGCTTCTTTATTTTTATAATAGCCTTCCATGACAAGGTAGCCTCGTGTACATAACTCCCCTGGTTCGCCTTGTGGTACTTCTTCTCCAGTTGATGAGTCAATTACTTTCACTTCTACATTTGGATGCGCCTTCCCAACTGTACTTACACGGAGTTCAATAGGATCATCTGTCCGGGTTTGTGTTATAACTGGAGATGATTCGGTTTGACCATAGGCAATCGTGATTTCCGTTGCCCCCATTTTATCCATTACATTTTTCATTACTTCCATAGGACATGTAGAACCAGCCATGATACCTGTTCTAAGATGCTTGAATTCAAAGTCGTTGAATGAAGGATGATTTAATTCCGCAATAAACATCGTCGGTACACCGTGAAGTGCAGTGCATTGTTCTTGTTCAACAGCTTTTAGAACTTCTTCAGGGTCAAATTGCTCCAGGATTACCATCGTACTTCCTTGAGAAACTGCTGCCATCGTCCCTAGTACACAACCAAAACAATGAAAGAATGGTACAGGAATACAGAGACGATCATCTTCTGTTAGTTTCATGCACTCAGCAACTTGTTTACCGTTATTAACGATATTGTAATGAGATAACATGACTCCTTTAGGGAAGCCTGTTGTTCCAGAAGTGTACTGCATGTTAATGACATCTTTAAAATGCAATGTTTCCTGTCTTCTTTTAAGCACTTCATCTGATAGCTGTGTGCCTTTTTGAATGATTTCATCCCATGTGTAAAGGTTTTCATAATTTCCTTCACCTAACACAACGATATTTTTTAAGTTTGGTAGATTCGGGGCGAAAAGTTCCCCTTTTGGTGATGTTTCTAATTGAGGACACACTTGAAATAAAATGTCCAAGTAAGAAGTGCCTTTAAATTCTTCAGCGAGTATTAACGTAGTTGCATCTGATTGCTTTAGTAAGTATTCTAGTTCCTTCGCTTGGTAGTTCGTATTGACTGTTACAAGGACAGCACCCATTTTCCCAGTAGCAAATTGGGATACTAGCCACTCTGGTTTATTATCTGACCAAATAGCTACATGATCTCCTTTTTCGACACCAAGTGCCATAAACCCTTTCGCTGCATCGTTTACCATTTCATTAAATTCTTCATAGGTCTTCCTGAGGTCATGTTCTGGATAGACAAATGCTTCATAGTCCGGATATTTTCTCGCTTTATCTTCTAACAATTCACCCACAGTTAGTTGTAAAAGGGACATGCGTAACCTCCTAATTGATTATAAATCATAAGACAGCACAATAGTTCTAAACTATTAACACCCTAATTCACGACTAATTACCAAGCGTTGGATTTCTGATGTTCCTTCTCCGATTTCTAATAACTTTGCATCACGAAGGTATCGTTCCACTTCATATTCACGCATATAGCCGTAGCCTCCATGGATTTGGATAGCTTGGTTCGCTGAACGGAAAGCGGTTTCAGAAGCGAACAATTTAGCATACGCAGATTCTTTCTTAAATGGCTTACCTTGATCCTTCAACCATGCTGCTTTCATTACCATATTTCTAGCTAAATCCACTTCCATAGCCATATCTGCTAACTTGAATTGGATTGCTTGAAACTTGGAAATAGACCTCCCAAATTGTTTACGTTCTTTTGCATATGCCAGTGCTTTATCAAGTGATGCTTGAGCAATGCCAACTGCGAGTGCAGCAATAGAAATCCTACCACCATCGAGAGTATATAAAAATTGATTAAAGCCCTTCTCAGGATCACCTAAGACATTTTCTCTTGGTACACGAACATCCTCTAGTACAATCTCGGACGTATTGGATGCGCGTACGCCCATTTTGTCGTAATTACTATTAATCTTCATTCCTTTTGTCCCTTGAGGAACGATAAATGCCGAAATGATACTCTTTCCTTTGTCGTCTTTGCCTGTGACAGCGGTAACCGTTATATTCCTTGCATACTCAGCGTTTGTAATCCAGGACTTTTCGCCATTAATTACATACTCATCACCATCTAGTTCTGCACGGGTTTGCGTTCCTCCTGCATCTGATCCAGCATTTGGTTCTGTTAAACCGAATGACCCTAGAGCTTCCCCTTTAGCCAAAGGGACTAAGTACTCTTGTTTCTGTTCTTCTGTGCCGAAATAGTAGATGGGACTAGCTCCAAGTGATACAGCTGCAGCATAACTTAACCCAGTACCTGCACATACACGACCAATCTCTTCAACAGCCAGTGCGTACGTTAACGTATCCCCACCAGCACCACCATACTTCTCCGGAAACGGGATTCCAAGAATACCGAGTTTCCCCATTTCATCAAAAATATCTTTAGGAAATTCAGAATTCTTGTCTAATTCGACTGCTCTTGGTGCAATCACTTCTTGAGCGAAATCACGTACCATCTTTTGGGTCATTTCTTGTTCTTTTGTTAATGAGAAATCCATTTTAACACTCTCCTTTATGAGTAGAGATACCGACTGGTTGGTCGGTATTGCTCAAAAGTAAAACCTTTAATCATTGTCAAATAAAAAAGCTTCCTTCAAAAAGTACTCTTGGTTCGTGTCTTTATTCATTTCTTCTGAGGTTAGGAACGCATGTAGTATAATATCTACATAAATCGAAGCAATTTCATCAATGGGTTTTTCTCCTTCTCTTCGATACCATTTATACGTCCAGTTAACCATTCCTAACAAAGCCATACCAGCAATTTCTGGTGGCAGTTCATTACGAAACTCACCTGCATCTTGACCTTTTCTAATCACTTCAAAAATATTTTGCTTAAATTGATCTCGCTTTTTCTTAATTAGCTCCTCGTAATGAGGCTTTAAATAAGTGCTTTCTTGATAGAACACATAAATATGGGCTTTATAGAGGTCAAATACTCGAACAAAAGAATGAACGATAGCTTGTAACTGATCCGTCGGGGCTTGATACGTTTCCTTTGCTTGATTGGCCTTATCTAATACATATGTAATAAACGTATCGTGTATCACATATAAAAGTTCATCCTTAGAATGAAAATAGTGATAAAAACCACCCTTTGAAGCCCCACAATGTTCTACAATTTGATTGATAGATACACCATGATAACCATGTTTTTCAAACAAATCCAGGGAAGATTGGATTATCCTCTCTTTCAACTCTGCCATACACCTTCTCCTCTACCTTTCCTCAAACTAACCTCTATGGTGATATTTTATCATAACTTTCAGAAAACAAACATAATTAATTTTCCCTGTTTTGAATAGTCTATTGTTCTTGTTTCGCTAGCAAAAGAACTACAGAGATGAATTCTGATTTACTTTAGTCATTATTAGCCATTAATCCTACAGCGGAACAAATTCTATACAAATTGACAAATAGTAGACCTAACAACCTTCTTGGAAGACCTATCGATGAAATTCTTTCTAGTTCAGAGCTTTTAGATGCATATCGCGCACAAATTAAACAAGATTTTGAAATTGAGATAAAAAATGACCAACAAGATTTCTACACGGTACAGATTATTCCTATATTTAATAACCAGAATCAACCTTCAGGCGTACTTTCTATTTTCTCAAATATTACCGATCGAAAAAATATGAACGGGAACTATATAAAAAAGCAATTACAGATGATCTTACCGGTCTATTTCATCGAAAACATTTCATTAGTAATGCGACCCAATATTTAAACCATTATACTGATATTTCTGTATTGCTAATGGACATTGATAATTTTAAGGGTGTCAATGACAAATACGGTCATGATGTGATGTTGGAGACGCTGTTTAAAAGGGATTCGCGAAGATTGCTTATGATGTAATTGGAGATGAAGGTATTATAAGTCGCTTTGGTGGTGAAGAATTTGCTGTATTATTACCTGGATTAAATCAATATGAAAGTTCAATAAAAGCAGAACAATTACGCGCAATAATCGAAAGCCACTCTATTCCATCAGAACTTGAAATTGTCATGATTACAGTTAGTATAGGAATAGCAACCAAAAAAGACCCCGCAGACACATTCGCATTCCTATATAAACAAGCAGATGCAGCATTATATAATAGTAAGCAGGCTGGTCGAAACAGTATTTCCTTAGGTTAATCAATTAGCTTAATTAATTGACACTATCTTAGATAACACTTCATTAGTATGTATTCTATAATGAGTATTAAACGTTAAAGCACATACTTTACATGGGAAAGACTGTAAATAATCTATTTACAGTCTTTTTTGTTTCTTAGGTTTCGTTACATATTGCTGTTGATATTTTCAAACAGGCATAATCTTGAAGACTTAAATCGAGATATATTTGATATTAGTACACTCCTCTTAAACCAAATAAAAAGAGAACTCAAGTTTTTGAGATAATGGGGTGATAGGCAATCTTGGTATTGGACAAGTATATGAGTGGGCAAAAGAAAACCAACCTAAAATGTATTATAATGATATAAATTAATAAATGAAGATGCGCAGAACCGACTAGCATTAACGCTCGATCTTACTGCGCATCTGTTATATTCGCAAGGTTTGCGTATATCGTAAGGTTTCGTTGGTACCACCATCTAACCTAGTCTATACCAACATAATTTGTTTCTTTTCTCAATTTCTAATGGAAAGGGGAGAGTTTGAGGTTATATCAGCAAACAAATACTTAACTTAAAAACATAATTCATACCTATCTTTAAGAAATGACTGTGTTAAAAAAATACTGTTGATATTAATAGGAAAAGAAAAGCTATTCCCTATCCTTGCGACCGCCATATACTGTTCATGGTCTCTCTTTGCTCGTTCTTCCTCATTCAATTCACTTAAGTATCTATATATACTATCCATCCAATCAACAGCATAGATTCTTTCATGATCCAATTCCTCAGCAAGCCTAAACCCGATTTGATGAATTTCGTTTATTCCTAAATCGATTTGGTTATTTAGATAGTTTTAATAATGATGATTCACCCTATCATTCTCTTGCTTTACTACTTCAAATGCTATCTTAGTTGGCCTAAACTCCTAAATCCTCTCAATCACTTTACGTATGTCCTCTTGTCTTCTTGGTTCTAGTAAATCACTCGCATCAACTCTATATAAATCAGGTGTATGTATCATGTGAAATGTACCTAAAATCATAACCTCAGGTTTCCTTAGGTGCTTCATTATCCCCCCCTATTCCTTGTTGGATGTACATAGATACTATCTGAGTTAGTATAAATAAAACAGCTATCTTTTCTGTTCTTTAAATAATTGCGATATAAAATAAGAGATGCTAGCAATCAGTAACATGATTAACAAATGAATATTTCTTTCTCCAAAACTTATTTTTTGATGTGAAATAGTAGAAGAATTAGAAACGTCTGAAGTATAAGTTATAGTCAAAAACAAGCCTGAAGTGATCTCATAAATATAATAAAGTAAAATAAAGCTTCCTATAAAAAAGAAATATCTCTTCATAACTCCTTCTCCTTTCCACCTTATTTCTACGAAAATGTCCTCAATCAGTTTCAAAAGAATATAATTTTCACCAGAGGTTATTTTAAGTTGTAATCTCTTTCCTTGTCCTTAGGAACTATTTATTCTTGTTTTTGGTTTTTTCTTTTTATGTCTTTTTATGTTCGGAGTTGCTACTAAGTATTTTTAAAATACTACTACAAGTCCTGCATCCATCTTCTTATCATCAAAAAAAGCCGCCTGTTCTCTACTACCTTACAGACGGCTTTGTTGACCTACTATTTAATTGGATGAACCAGTTTCAGTATCTTGAACGTCAAATACTTTTTGATAGGTTGCTTCTCTCCATACATCTATTACCTCACCAGTTCGGTCTACATCCACAACAAAGGATCCATTGCTGTATCGGTCACTTGTTTTCAATTCATACGGAATGATTTCTTTGATCTCTCCCCTACTTGTTTTCAATTGGAGAGCTTCTCGATCGTCCACTAATTCAAGGGCCACAATACGGTGTGGATTACGTTTTAATTCACGTAACATAACGACTCCACGCTTTGCCCTTGTCGTTTGTTCAAATTCCTTTAATCTCATACGTTTTACAGCACCACGTTGGGTGATTAATACAACGGAAGGGTTAGTCAAATCACTGAACACTTTACCGTTTACGATATACTCATCTTCTTTTAGCTGCATTGCTTTCACACCGGCAGCTCGTTGTCCTATTGGCTTCACTTCAGTTTCATGATACCAAAGACCATATCCATTGTTGGAGGCTAAAAATACTTCATAGTGTCCATCTGTCACATGAACATCTACAACTTCATCATCATCTTTGAGATTGATGGCAACTAACGGTTTAGAATATCTCTGAGCTTGATATAGCGACAATTCACTTCGTTTAATCATTCCATTTCGAGTTACAAATAATAAGAACTTTTCTTCTTTAAAATTCCTTATCGGAACGGCTTTGATAATTCGTTCATCTTTCTCGATTGATATAATATTTGCTAAATGTTGTCCCAAGTCTTTCCACCTAATATCAGGTAGTTGATGTACAGGTATAAACAAATAATTTCCTTTGTTTGTAAATAACAGTAATGTATCTGTCGTATTAATCTCAAAGAGTCCTAATAAGTGATCGCCATCTTTCATTGCAAAATCGCCACCATTTGAAGCTCCATAAGACCTAAGGCTTGTCCGCTTAATATAACCTTCATTCGTTATAGATACTAGAACATCTTCGCTTGCAACCATGACTTCCAGGTTGATTTGAAGATCCTCTACCTCTTCTTCAATAGCAGTCACTCGCTCAGTGGCGTATTTTTTCTTCATGCTCTTCAAATCATTTTTAATGACACGAAGCAGTTTTTTCTCGTCACTTAAAATAGTTTCAAGCTCAGCGATTCGCTTCTTAAGTTCTTCTGCTTCTTCCTCAAGGGAGGTAATATCTGTGTTCGTTAAGCGGTATAATTGTAGATTCACAATTGCTTCTGATTGTGCTTCAGTAAATTCATATTGTTTAATTAACTGCTGCTTTGCATCTTGTTTATCTTGTGATGCACGAATGGTTGCAATGACTTCATCCAAGATGGAGATTGCTTTCATTAGACCCTCAAGAATATGAGAGCGGTCTTTAGCTTTTTGCAAATCATATTGTGATTGTCTAGTAACAACTTCTTTCTGGTGAGCAATATAAGAATCTAAAACAGATTGTAGATTTAATAGCTTTGGTGTTTTATTATGAATAGCTACCATATTAAAGTGATAGCTTATTTGTAAATCTGTATTTTTATAAAGGTAATTGAGAATCCCTTTGCTATCCGCATCTTTCTTAAGTTCCACAACTACACGTAGCCCTGTGCGATCTGTTTCATCTCTGACTTCCGCAATTCCTTCGACCTTTTTATCAAGGCGAAGTTCGTCCATCTTTTTAACGAGTGTTGCTTTATTCACGTCATAGGGTATTTCATCAATAACAATTTGTTCTCTATTTCCACGAAGTGCTTCAATTACCGCACGACCTCTTACAACGACTTTTCCTTTTCCAGTCTCGTAGGCTTGTTTAATTCCATCTACACCTTGAATAATTCCTCCAGTTGGAAAATCAGGGCCTTTCATAACAGACATAATTTCATCGATGGTTACCTCTGGACGATCAATTTTCATCATCACAGCATCAATAACCTCATTTAAATTATGAGGTGGGATATCTGTTGCATACCCCGCAGAAATACCAGTAGAGCCATTTACAAGTAAATTTGGAAATTTGGCAGGTAGTACAACTGGTTCTTCAATGGTGTCATCGAAGTTTGGGATGAAATCAACTGTATCTTTATCGATATCGCGGAGTAATTCCGAAGCAATACTCGATAATCGTGCTTCTGTATAACGCATCGCTGCCGGTGGGTCACCATCGACACTACCATTGTTTCCATGCATTTCTACTAACGCATTGCGAACTTTCCAATCTTGACTTAAACGAACCATTGCATCATAAACGGATGTATCACCGTGTGGATGATAGTTACCAATAACCGTACCTACGGTTTTAGCAGCCTTACGATATGGCTTATCGTGTGTATTACGTTCATGCTGCATGGCATATAAGATTCTACGTTGAACTGGTTTCAAACCGTCTCTAGCATCTGGTAGAGCTCGGTCCTGAATAATGTATTTACTATAACGCCCAAAACGGTCGCCTAAGACTTCTTCTAATGGCAAATCCATATATTTTTCTGTTTCAGCCAAAAGTTGATCCCCCTCTAGGACTGCAGTTTATCATTTTCTAGAATATTTGTTTGTTCTTCTAACCCGAATGCTACGTGTGATTCTATCCATTTGCGTCGTGGCTCTACTTTATCTCCCATAAGCGTAGTTACACGGCGTTCGGCTTGTGCTAGATCATCTATGGTTACACGGATAAGCGTACGAGTTTCAGGTGACATCGTTGTCTCCCATAATTGATCCGCATTCATTTCTCCTAAACCTTTATAACGCTGGATGCTATATCCATTTTTAAATTCTTTTAGAATCTCTTTCATCTCGTCTTCTTCCCATGCATAACGGGTCTTTTCTTTCTTACCTTTCCCTTTGGACACTTTATATAGCGGTGGTAATGCAATATATACTTTTCCAGCACGAATTAAATCTTGCATATAACGATAGAAAAACGTTAACAGCAATACTTGAATGTGAGCACCATCCGTATCAGCATCTGTCATAATAATAATTTTGTCGTACTGACAATCATCTATATTAAAATCAGCACCGACTCCTGCTCCAATAGTGTGAATGATTGTACCGATTTCCTCATTCTTTAGTATATCTTGGAGTTTTGCTTTCTCTGTATTGATAACCTTACCTCGAAGTGGAAGAATGGCTTGAAAGCGACGATCTCGTCCTTGCTTAGCAGACCCACCTGCTGAATCACCCTCCACGAGATACAATTCATTTTTCTGAGCATTTTTAGACTGTGCTGGTGTTAACTTTCCACTCAACATCGTTTCTTTTCGTTTTTTCTTCTTACCTGACCTTGCATCTTCCCGCGCTTTTCGAGCTGCTTCACGTGCTTCTTTCGCTTTGATTGATTTCTTAATAAGCATAGAAGCTACGTCAGGGTTTTCTTCTAAGAAGTATGATAATTTTTCCGATACTATGGAATCTACAATGGAACGAGCTTCAGGAGTTCCTAGTTTACTTTTCGTTTGGCCTTCAAATTGAAGCTTTTCCTCTGGTACCCGAACAGAAATGACAGCTGTAAAACCTTCTCGAATATCTGAACCCTCTAGATTCTTATCTTTTTCCTTTAGTAACCCTGTTTTACGAGCATGGTCATTAAAACTTCTTGTTATCGCTGATCTCGCTCCAGATTCATGGGTTCCTCCATCTTTTGTACGAACATTATTCACGAAGGAAAGCATGCTCTCCGCATAGCCATCATTGAATTGGAAGGCAAAATCAACATTGATTTCTTCATGTTCTCCTTCAAAGGCTACTACAGGATGCAAAGTATCTTTTTCTTCATTTAGATAAGAAACAAAGGATTCAAGTCCATCAGGATATTGATAGCTCTCTTTCATATCGTGTCGTTTATCCTCCAGGACAATCTCTAACCCTTTTAATAAAAATGCCGCTTCACGTAAGCGCTCAGATAACGTATCAAAATGGAAAGTGGTTGTCGATAACACGCTCGAATCTGGTTTGAATTGAATGAGTGTACCTGATTTTCTTGTAGCTCCTTTTTGTTCTAAGGAGGTAACAGGTTTGCCACCGCTTTCAAAGCGTTGGTAATACATTTGACCATCTCTAAAGATAGTGACCTCAAGCCATTCGGATAACGCGTTTACGACTGATGCACCAACTCCATGTAAACCTCCGCTAGTTTTGTATCCACCTTGACCAAACTTACCTCCTGCGTGTAGCACGGTAAGTATGACTTCAGGGGTGGGCTTCCCTAGGCGGTGCATCCCTGTAGGCATACCACGTCCTTCATCGCGTACAGATACGCTTTGGTCTTTATGTATGGTGACCGTTATTCGATTACCAAATCCAGCAAGAGCTTCATCAACTGCATTATCGACAATCTCATGCACTAGATGATGGAGTCCTCTGTGATCTGTACTTCCAATATACATGCCAGGTCGTTTTCGAACAGCTTCAAGTCCTTCTAGCACCTGTATTGAATCATCATTGTATTGTGTGTTGTCATTTACCAATCTATTGTACTCCTTTCGTTGCTCTTACTATATAATAGAACGGATGTTCGATTTTGTAAATAAGAGCTTAACGACATTGAACCATGTAAGTAATTCATCTATTCTTTCTTATTTTAGCTTGTTTCAGAAACGAATCAAACAGTCTTTTTCTAAAACACCAAAATTTTGCACTTTTATTCAAAACATTTTCTTCCCTTAAACTGCCTTAAAGAATTGAGATTTAAGGGGTTTGTTTACTTGTAAAACAGGTGTCCATTCTACATGTCTTTTTATCATCTATCATGCAAAAAGAAAATCCCTGTAAAACAGGGATTTTCTACATTACTTACCTATTGTAACAGAATGTGCTACTTTAATGCATGTGTCCATTAAGACTGTGACATCATACTCCTGTAAATAATCTGCTGCCTCTTCGGACACAACTCCCTGCTGTGCCCAAAACACCTTCGCATCTGTTTGCACCGCTTCACGTGCTATGTCAGGAAGATATTCGGAACGACGGAATACATTAATGATATCAATGGGTTCATTGATATCTTTTAGTGAGTCCACTGCTTTTACACCTAACGATTCCTCAATCGTTGGGTTAACAGGAATGATGTTGTAGCCTGAATTTTGCATTTCCTTAGAAATTTGATAGGAAGTTCTAGATGGATTATCTGATAGTCCTACTACAGCAATCGTTTTGGACGTTTCTAATATGTCTTTTATCCGGTCATTCGAAGGATTTTTAAATGCCATTCTAAACACTCCTTTACTCTAAATAGCCATTATCGCGTAAATATTTTCTTGCCACAGCAATTGGCTCCTGACCTTCGGAGTCTACTTTATAATTCATTTCTTGCATTTGGCGTTTCGTAATTTGCCCACCTAGTTGATTTAGTATCCCCTTTAACTCTGGATATTGATCAACAGTTTGCTGAAGCATCAATGGAGCACCCTGGTATGGAGGAAATAAATTCTTAGGATCTTCCAACACTTTTAAGTTATATTCAATCATATAACCCTCTGTGGCGTATGCATCTATAATATCAACTTCACCACTCTTAATAGCTTGCTGTCGCACACCCGCTTCCATCGTCTCGATATTTAGGTCAAGATTATATACTTCCTTCATTCCTTGATAGCCATCTTGTCTATCCTTAAACTCAAGCGTAAAGCCTGCGACAAGTTCATCTTGTACGGACTTTAAATCACCTATTGTTTCTAAGCCATATTGGTCTGCTATTTTTTGTGTGGTAGCAACTGCATACGTATTGTTAAATTCCATTGGTTGAAGAAAAGCCATGTTGTATTCTTCCATCATTCCTTTTTTTGCCTGTTGATAAACTTCTTGGGGGTCATTGCTTTTTGCTTGTTCACCTAAAAACGTATTAATGGCTGTTCCTGTGAACTCAGGGTAAATGTCAATATCACCTGTCTTTAATGCTTCAAAGACGAAATCTGTTTTACCAAGATTAGGTTCTGTCTTCACATATAAATCGGTCTCATCTTCAATTAAGAGCTTGTACATGTTCATTAAAATAGCCGGTTCTGCACCGATCTTACCTCCTACCACTAGATCGGGTTGACGTTCACGGTTAAAGACAAATGGAGTAGTCACAATTAACAATGACACGATTAAGATGGTTGCCAATGAACGGAAACCGGATTTAGCAGAGGTACTTTCTACTAGCCGTAAAATGACATCTAAAATAATCGCAAGAAGTGCTGCAGGAATTGCCCCTAAGAGAATAAGGTTCAAATTACCTCCTTTATCAATACCAAGAAGGATTAACTCACCTAAGCCACCTGCTCCAATTAAAGCTGCAATGGTTGTTGTTCCTACAATTAAAACCATTGAAGTACGAATTCCAGCCATAATGACAGGCATTGCCAAGGGAAGTTCAACTCTTGAAAGCCTTCTGAAGGAACTCATGCCCATTCCTGTTGCCGCTTCTTTCAGGGCAGGATTGACTTCCTTTACTCCGGTATATGTATTACGAAGAATAGGAAGTAACGCGTAAACAATTAATGCTACAACAGCAGGTTTTGTCCCTATCCCCAAAAATGGAATTAAAAATGCTAGTATAGCTAAGCTGGGAATCGTTTGTAGTACAGCCGTAAAACCTATAATTGGCTCTGCTACTTTACGTGTTCTTGTTAACAATAAACCAAGTGGAACAGCGATTAGTATAGCTATTAACAAAGCAATAATTGATAATTGTAAATGTTCCCAAATAGCCTGTAATAACGTACCTTGTCTTTCTTGTAAGACAGAAATGAATTCATTCATTGTTGGATCACCCCATTATCTATTTTCGTTTGTTCTTGGAGGTAGATCACAATGTCACGATAAGAAAGCGTCCCTACTAATTTATCACCTTTAACTACAGGTAATAGAGTTACATTATGTTTCTCAAACACATCCGTCGCATTACGTAAGTGCATTTCATTTGAAAGTGGAGGCAACGTTATAGATTCACCGTCTTGTATAGCACCTTTATAATGGTGTTCACTGTCTTCAATGATATAGAGTCCCTTTTGAGGTGGGAGGTCATTTTCTTGGATTATGTGTGTCTTACTTTGATCCACCATCACATCAACTGCAGTTTGCCATGGGGATTTCCGCTCTCCAACAAAGCTTTTAACAAAATCATTACATGGATTTAGTATTAAGTCTTGCGGAGTGGAAAGCTGGACGATTTCTCCCTCTTTCATGAGACAAACACGATCACCAAGGGAAAGAGCTTCGTCAATATCATGTGTAACAAACACAATGGTCTTTTGTATTTCTTTTTGGAGTTGCTGAATATCCTGTTGAAGCTGTTCGCGGCTTATCGGATCCAATGCGCTAAACGGCTCATCCATTAATATAATATCTGGGTCTGCCGCTAACGCTCTAACTACTCCAACACGTTGTTGCTGTCCTCCTGATAATTCACTCGGAACTCGTTTCTTGTAGGTTTCAGGATCAAGCCCCACCATATTCATTAATTCATCAATGCGTTGGTTTATTTTTTGTTTCTTCCATTTTTTCATTTCAGGTACTACCGCAATATTTTCTTCAATTGTCATATGAGGAAACAGTGCGATTTGCTGAAGTACATACCCAATATTCCAACGAAGTTCAGAAATTTTATATTCCCTAATATCCTTATCATGTATTTTAATCGTACCTGAGGTAGGTTCTATGAGTCGATTGATCATTTTCATGGATGTTGTTTTGCCACATCCGCTTGGGCCAATTAATGCAAGTAGTTCTCCCTTTTCCACGTGGAAGCTCATATCTTTAACAGCTTCGGTTCCATCGGGATACACTTTACTTACATTCGTAAATTCAATCATTTTTTTCCTCCTTGCTTCCATTACAATACCTAGTAAATTGGTCGATTTTGTATTCTATATTATGATAAACGAAATAGGGCAGAATTGCATGTATCCTGCCCATATTGATATGTTACTCATTCTTTTTAATTTCTTTACGATGAGATAGAGATTCCTCAAGTGTTTCCCATGATTGCTCATTGGCGAAATATTTTGTCCATGATGCTATTCCCGCAAGCTCATATCTGTGAACTAATTGTGCTCGTTTTTCGATAGACGTTTCATTTTCTAACCACATTTTATACGTTATTTCTTGTTCAGGTGGAGAATACTCTACATAATCTTGTTCAGTTTCCTCATCATAAGTAGGTTTCACATTATACTCTTCCATCCATTCTTCGGCTTGTTCCATCGTTAATGCTTTTGAGGTAACTTCTGTTTCACTATTATCTAAAGTTTCCATCTTCCACAA
This genomic stretch from Pontibacillus yanchengensis harbors:
- a CDS encoding AMP-binding protein, whose protein sequence is MSLLQLTVGELLEDKARKYPDYEAFVYPEHDLRKTYEEFNEMVNDAAKGFMALGVEKGDHVAIWSDNKPEWLVSQFATGKMGAVLVTVNTNYQAKELEYLLKQSDATTLILAEEFKGTSYLDILFQVCPQLETSPKGELFAPNLPNLKNIVVLGEGNYENLYTWDEIIQKGTQLSDEVLKRRQETLHFKDVINMQYTSGTTGFPKGVMLSHYNIVNNGKQVAECMKLTEDDRLCIPVPFFHCFGCVLGTMAAVSQGSTMVILEQFDPEEVLKAVEQEQCTALHGVPTMFIAELNHPSFNDFEFKHLRTGIMAGSTCPMEVMKNVMDKMGATEITIAYGQTESSPVITQTRTDDPIELRVSTVGKAHPNVEVKVIDSSTGEEVPQGEPGELCTRGYLVMEGYYKNKEATYAAIDEEGWLHTGDIAVMDQQGYVEITGRIKDMIIRGGENIYPREVEEFLYQHPDILDVQVIGVPDEKYGEELMAFVILKEDVSTPSQEDIRAFCEGEISRHKIPKYIQFTDEYPMTASGKIQKFKLRQEAEEIVNTNVK
- a CDS encoding acyl-CoA dehydrogenase family protein — translated: MDFSLTKEQEMTQKMVRDFAQEVIAPRAVELDKNSEFPKDIFDEMGKLGILGIPFPEKYGGAGGDTLTYALAVEEIGRVCAGTGLSYAAAVSLGASPIYYFGTEEQKQEYLVPLAKGEALGSFGLTEPNAGSDAGGTQTRAELDGDEYVINGEKSWITNAEYARNITVTAVTGKDDKGKSIISAFIVPQGTKGMKINSNYDKMGVRASNTSEIVLEDVRVPRENVLGDPEKGFNQFLYTLDGGRISIAALAVGIAQASLDKALAYAKERKQFGRSISKFQAIQFKLADMAMEVDLARNMVMKAAWLKDQGKPFKKESAYAKLFASETAFRSANQAIQIHGGYGYMREYEVERYLRDAKLLEIGEGTSEIQRLVISRELGC
- a CDS encoding TetR/AcrR family transcriptional regulator, which gives rise to MAELKERIIQSSLDLFEKHGYHGVSINQIVEHCGASKGGFYHYFHSKDELLYVIHDTFITYVLDKANQAKETYQAPTDQLQAIVHSFVRVFDLYKAHIYVFYQESTYLKPHYEELIKKKRDQFKQNIFEVIRKGQDAGEFRNELPPEIAGMALLGMVNWTYKWYRREGEKPIDEIASIYVDIILHAFLTSEEMNKDTNQEYFLKEAFLFDND
- a CDS encoding diguanylate cyclase domain-containing protein, with translation MSNATQYLNHYTDISVLLMDIDNFKGVNDKYGHDVMLETLFKRDSRRLLMM
- a CDS encoding GGDEF domain-containing protein; this encodes MAYDVIGDEGIISRFGGEEFAVLLPGLNQYESSIKAEQLRAIIESHSIPSELEIVMITVSIGIATKKDPADTFAFLYKQADAALYNSKQAGRNSISLG